The following coding sequences are from one Cercospora beticola chromosome 4, complete sequence window:
- a CDS encoding uncharacterized protein (MEROPS:MER0003798): MTKIPHHSREPEIGQDFDDVTSLTQALVRINSASPTLGFVAGPGETAVAKFVRSWLQARDIGTHWLEKTPGRPSVVGIVRGSGNGKTLMLNGHMDTVTLEGYDGDPLAGRIEGNKMYGRGAADMKSGLAAAMITLSRARALQLAGDVILAAVADEEDASIGTMEVIEAGWRADAAIIMEPTGMDIIVAHKGFVVYEMTIFGVAAHGSRPELGVDAICKAGHVLVAIDALGKRLQNTACSSSRPEVDVPSVHVGLIKGGEEISSFPAKCTLWVQRRLTPDETAESARLELHAILYQLATADVDFRFELRTLMARLPYVIADSDPFVQLVARHATSVMKTPAVLRGEK, encoded by the exons ATGACCAAGATTCCACATCATTCAAGAGAGCCAGAGATCGGCCAGGACTTCGACGACGTAACGTCCTTGACTCAAGCTCTCGTTAGGATCAACTCCGCAAGCCCGACGCTTGGTTTCGTCGCCGGGCCAGGGGAGACAGCCGTGGCCAAATTTGTGAGGTCATGGCTACAGGCTCGCGATATCGGGACACACTGGCTGGAGAAGACACCAGGACGTCCATCAGTAGTAGGCATCGTGCGAGGCTCTGGAAATGGGAAGACCTTGATGCTGAACGGTCACATGGATACTGTGACGCTAGAGGGATACGATGGTGATCCTCTCGCTGGTCGTATTGAAGGAAACAAGATGTACGGCAGGGGAGCTGCCGATATGAAGAGCGGCCTGGCTGCAGCCATGATTACGCTGTCCCGGGCAAGAGCTTTGCAACTTGCTGGTGATGTCATTTTGGCGGCTGttgctgatgaagaagacgcgaGCATTGGAACGATGGAGGTAATCGAAGCTGGGTGGCGAGCGGATGCTGCGATCATAATGGAGCCGACAGGCATGGATATAATTGTGGCTCATAAAGG ATTTGTCGTTTACGAGATGACCATCTTCGGGGTCGCGGCGCATGGATCAAGACCGGAGCTGGGAGTTGATGCCATCTGTAAAGCGGGCCATGTGCTGGTAGCAATCGATGCGCTGGGGAAACGACTGCAAAATACAGcttgctccagcagcaggccTGAGGTCGATGTGCCGAGTGTACACGTCGGCCTAATCAAGGGTGGAGAAGAGATCTCGTCGTTCCCGGCCAAGTGTACGCTTTGGGTCCAGCGACGCTTAACGCCAGACGAGACAGCAGAATCTGCTCGATTGGAGCTTCACGCCATACTGTACCAGCTTGCTACTGCGGACGTCGATTTTCGATTTGAGCTAAGGACCCTCATGGCGCGTCTGCCGTATGTTATCGCAGACAGTGATCCATTTGTGCAGCTAGTCGCTCGACACGCAACGTCAGTGATGAAGACTCCAGCGGTACTGAGAGGGGAAAAGTAA
- a CDS encoding uncharacterized protein (MEROPS:MER0030133) yields MANFLHLARPLAPVGTTAAPTTAPVTVTVQPQAIFSILDHASRRPADQERVIGTLLGVRSEDGTEVEIRNCYAVPHTETAEQVEVDMDYQKRMLELHLKASPKEVLIGWYATSSELNTFSALIQNFYSQQGEGTWPHPAVHLTVNTVAGQDPRADTYISAPIGVTAERAADSCLFIPVPHEIKYGDADRSGLELIAGARDREDRSQLLQTDIETLERAIEQVLEMLERVANYVSDVLDEEAKPSSALGQFLMNTLSLAPKVDAEDIERDFNNHIQDVLLVSYLANTIRTQMDLSHRLSTAALTMGEGKPKDDNKPQQKDRQRGGQREQQ; encoded by the exons ATGGCGAACTTCCTCCATCTCGCGCGTCCTCTCGCGCCCGTtggcaccaccgccgcccccACCACCGCGCCAGTGACGGTGACAGTGCAACCACAAGCCATATTCTCGATTCTCGACCACGCATCTAGGCGACCAGCGGACCAGGAGCGCGTCATTGGCACATTACTGGGTGTTCGAAGTGAAGATGGAACAGAGGTGGAGATCAGGAATTGCTATGCAGTTCCGCACACGGAGACGGCAGAGCAGGTTGAGGTGGACATGGACTACCAAAAGCGCATGCTTGAGCTGCACCTGAAAGCCAGCCCTAAGGAGGTGCTTATCGGCTGGTATGCCACGAGCAGCGAGCTCAACACTTTCTCTGCCCTGATCCAGAACTTCTACTCCCAACAAGGCGAGGGCACATGGCCACACCCGGCAGTCCATCTCACAGTCAACACCGTGGCCGGTCAGGATCCACGAGCAGACACATACATCAGCGCTCCTATTGGAGTGACCGCAGAGCGCGCAGCAGACTCGTGTCTGTTCATCCCAGTACCACACGAGATCAAGTACGGCGATGCAGACAGGAGCGGATTGGAGTTGATTGCGGGTGCAAGAGATCGGGAAGACCGATCGCAATTGCTGCAGACGGATATTGAGACTCTGGAGCGCGCAATTGAGCAGGTCCTTGAAATGCTTGAGCGCGTGGCCAACTACGTGTCGGATGTTCTGGACGAGGAGGCGAAGCCATCTTCTGCGCTTGGCCAGTTCTTGATGAACACTCTTTCTCTCGCTCCGAAGGTTGACGCCGAAGATATCGAGCGAGACTT TAACAACCACATCCAAGacgtcctcctcgtctccTACCTTGCCAACACGATCCGCACTCAAATGGACCTCTCCCACCGCCTCTCTACTGCCGCTCTTACCATGGGTGAGGGCAAGCCAAAAGATGACAACAAGCCACAACAAAAAGACAGGCAGAGAGGTGGCCAGCGTGAGCAACAGTAG
- the CLAH10_1 gene encoding Aldehyde dehydrogenase, with protein MSLSVQLETPHSGKYEQPIGLFINGEFVPSSKGRKFETINPTTEEVITSVYEGDEEDIDKAVAAARKAFEGPWKKVTPEDRGKLLNRLAQLFDENNDLLASIEALDNGKSITMAKVDINLCSGCLRYYGGWADKIEGKVVDVAPDTFNYIRKEAIGVCGQIIPWNFPLLMWSWKVGPAIAAGNTVVIKTAEQTPLSALVAARLVSEAGFPPGVINIVSGFGKTAGAALASHMDVDKIAFTGSTVVGRTILKAAASSNLKKVTLELGGKSPNIVFNDANIDNAISWVNFGIFYNHGQCCVAGSRIYVQEGIYDEFVKRFAERARANKVGDPFAKDTFQGPQVSKVQFDRVMSYINSGKSAGAKVETGGTRKGDKGYFIEPTIFSNVTEDMQIQQEEIFGPVCSIAKFKTKEDAIRVGNNTNYGLAAAVHTQNLNTAIEVSNALKAGTVWVNTYNAIHHQMPFGGYKESGIGRELGEAALDNYVQQKSVHIRLGDALFG; from the exons ATGTCGCTCTCCGTGCAGCTCGAGACGCCACACTCTGGCAAATATGAGCAGCCTATCGGCCT TTTCATCAACGGCGAGTTTGTACCCAGCTCCAAAGGGCGAAAATTCGAAACAATCAATCCGACAACCGAAGAAGTGATCACTTCTGTCTATGAaggtgacgaggaagacatcGACAAAGCAGTCGCGGCAGCGCGCAAAGCTTTCGAAGGACCATGGAAGAAAGTCACACCAGAAGATCGTGGCAAGCTTTTGAATCGTCTTGCCCAGCTTTTCGATGAGAATAACGATTTGCTCGCCTCGATCGAAGCTCTTGACAATGGCAAGTCTATCACCATGGCCAAAGTGGACATCAATCTATGCTCGGGCTGTCTTCGATACTATGG AGGCTGGGCGGACAAGATTGAAGGCAAGGTGGTGGACGTTGCTCCCGACACCTTCAATTATATAAGGAAGGAGGCGATTGGTGTTTGTGGGCAGATCATTCCATGGAATTTCCCATTGCTCAT GTGGTCATGGAAGGTCGGTCCAGCAATTGCGGCGGGCAACACCGTTGTGATCAAAACCGCAGAGCAAACGCCACTGAGCGCTCTGGTGGCTGCAAGGCTGGTATCGGAGGCTGGATTCCCGCCTGGTGTTATCAATATCGTGTCGGGCTTTGGCAAGACTGCTGGAGCCGCGCTTGCATCCCACATGGATGTCGATAAGATTGCCTTTACCGGGTCGACTGTCGTAGGAAGAACCATTCTCAAGGCTGCAGCCAGCTCGAACCTGAAGAAG GTCACTTTGGAGCTTGGTGGAAAGTCGCCAAACATCGTGTTTAACGATGCGAACATTGACAACGCGATCTCGTGGGTCAACTTTGGCATCTTCTACAACCATGGCCAGTGTTGCGTTGCAGGATCGCGCATTTATGTTCAAGAAG GCATCTACGACGAGTTTGTCAAGCGGTTTGCAGAGCGAGCACGGGCGAACAAGGTCGGAGATCCATTCGCCAAAGACACATTCCAAGGGCCACAGGTCTCCAAGGTCCAATTCGATCGTGTGATGAG CTACATCAACTCCGGCAAGTCCGCAGGTGCCAAAGTCGAGACTGGTGGGACTCGCAAAGGCGATAAAGGATACTTTATCGAGCCAACAATCTTTTCCAATGTCACAGAG GATATGCAAATCCAGCAGGAAGAAATCTTCGGACCTGTATGCTCGATTGCCAAATTCAAGACCAAAGAAGACGCGATTCGCGTAGGAAACAACACAAACTATGGCCTTGCTGCCGCTGTGCACACGCAAAACCTGAACACTGCAATTGAG GTGTCCAATGCTCTCAAGGCAGGTACCGTCTGGGTGAATACGTACAACGCAATTCACCATCAGATGCCTTTTGGAGGCTATAAGGAATCAGGAATTGGTCGCGAGCTTGGTGAGGCTGCCTTGGACAACTACGTTCAGCAGAAATCAGTCCACATCAGGCTTGGCGATGCGTTGTTTGGCTAG
- a CDS encoding uncharacterized protein (BUSCO:EOG09261XZ6) codes for MAPFRGRGARGGSRGRGGGSRGGSRGGRGGRGGIQNTGKLARSGIKTKNGYRKFDSQRVKDVESEDDAPQVEDESESEPEIEADEEVEVKPTVKAYNTLLQSLHGPEEAEENGERKAKRRKIERVVEQEDSSDSDEDADEDMLEQDESDELTRDVSDDEEEVVVDGEEEMLETDDPFEVHFANPDDNELRRRLEAIQSSQWKMEKRPLGGKVHVTLHSPACVDGSGARKLVNAISNLPLKERLSRHADKVITLETPLDQAFGAYLFSYNDVLLGNRTPRNAESLRTMTAFHAVNHVLKGRDRVIKNNERLAHADDIDAPECRDQGFVRPKVLILNGTRQMAANYADAIVSAFQPDQQENRKRFDDAFTAPLDDREHIPEDYRELFGGNDSDDFMTGLKFTRKTLKFYSAFYNSDIILASPLGIRKIIENEDKKKRDHDFLTSIEVVVADQADAMQMQNWENVEIVFNHLNLELKDSHGCDFSRVRNWYLDGNAKYLRQTIVLSAYITPEMNRLYNSHMQNVAGKTKIAPVYSGAITTTSGLGFKQTFSRFDSPSPPGDPDARFKYFTTAILPRLLKLPKPADGAQGILVFVPTYFDFLRLRNYFATSTQTENISFGTIHDYSEKSEQRRAQAHFRNGRHSILLYTQRAHHFYRLRMKGVKRVVMYGLPDNPIFYQELVEGYLGATISEGTIDPIETSVRNVFSKWDGLRLERIVGTERVKTMLSGQGDTFDFV; via the coding sequence ATGGCTCCTTTCCGTGGCAGAGGAGCTCGCGGTGGCAGCAGAGGTAGGGGCGGAGGATCGAGAGGAGGATCAagaggaggtcgaggaggcagaggaggaatACAAAACACTGGAAAGCTCGCGCGAAGTGGTATCAAGACGAAGAACGGCTATAGGAAGTTCGACAGCCAACGTGTGAAAGATGTGGAGTCGGAAGATGATGCACCACAAGTGGAAGACGAATCTGAATCTGAGCCCGAAATTGAGGCTGACGAGGAGGTTGAGGTCAAGCCGACGGTGAAGGCTTATAATACCTTACTGCAATCTTTGCACGGTCCagaggaagcagaggagaATGGCGAGCGCAAGGCGAAGAGACGGAAGATTGAAAGGGTGGTTGAGCAGGAAGACAGCTCGGACTCAGACGAAGATGCCGATGAGGACATGCTGGAACAAGATGAATCGGACGAGTTGACCAGAGATGTgtctgacgatgaagaagaggtggTCGtagatggcgaagaagagatgcttGAAACGGACGATCCATTCGAGGTACATTTTGCGAACCCAGACGACAACGAGCTGAGGCGAAGGCTTGAGGCGATACAATCCAGTCAATGGAAAATGGAGAAGCGACCGCTCGGTGGCAAGGTCCACGTGACTCTGCACTCGCCCGCCTGCGTTGATGGCAGCGGTGCTCGGAAACTTGTGAATGCCATCAGCAACCTCCCACTGAAAGAACGTTTGTCGAGGCATGCGGATAAAGTTATCACCCTGGAGACACCGCTGGATCAGGCTTTTGGGGCTTATCTCTTCAGTTATAACGATGTACTACTGGGCAATCGGACGCCGCGGAATGCTGAATCTCTACGAACGATGACCGCTTTCCATGCTGTTAATCACGTCTTGAAAGGCCGTGACAGGGTGATCAAGAACAATGAACGCCTGGCCCATGCCGATGATATAGATGCTCCGGAGTGTCGAGATCAGGGCTTCGTACGACCAAAGGTTCTCATCCTAAATGGAACACGTCAAATGGCTGCGAACTATGCCGATGCAATTGTCAGTGCGTTTCAACCCGATCAGCAGGAGAACCGTAAACGTTTCGACGATGCCTTTACCGCGCCTTTAGACGATCGCGAGCATATTCCAGAAGACTATCGAGAGCTATTTGGTGGCAATGACAGTGATGATTTCATGACTGGATTGAAGTTCACTCGAAAAACGCTCAAGTTCTATTCGGCGTTCTACAACAGCGACATCATCCTCGCTTCGCCTTTGGGGATTCGAAAAATCATTGAAAatgaggacaagaagaaacgaGATCATGACTTCCTCACCTCTATCGAAGTAGTTGTCGCAGATCAAGCAGATGCTATGCAGATGCAAAACTGGGAGAACGTCGAAATCGTCTTCAATCATCTCAATCTTGAGCTCAAGGACTCGCATGGGTGTGACTTTTCGCGTGTCCGGAACTGGTATCTCGATGGGAACGCCAAATACCTTCGCCAGACGATCGTCTTGTCCGCTTACATCACGCCGGAAATGAACAGACTGTACAACTCGCACATGCAGAACGTTGCTGGTAAGACCAAGATTGCACCAGTATACTCTGGTGCAATCACAACAACAAGTGGCCTGGGCTTCAAGCAGACGTTCTCCCGTTTCGACTCACCGTCCCCTCCAGGCGATCCCGATGCAAGGTTCAAATACTTCACAACTGCGATACTACCACGACTGTTGAAACTTCCGAAGCCTGCAGATGGCGCACAAGGTATCTTGGTCTTCGTCCCTACATACTTCGACTTCCTCCGACTGCGAAACTACTTCGCCACATCTACACAGACGGAGAACATTTCTTTCGGTACCATCCATGACTACAGTGAGAAGTCTGAACAGCGGCGAGCGCAAGCTCATTTTCGCAACGGCCGGCATTCGATACTCCTGTATACACAGAGAGCGCACCACTTCTATCGCCTGCGAATGAAAGGCGTGAAAAGAGTGGTCATGTATGGACTGCCAGACAATCCGATCTTCTACCAGGAACTTGTCGAAGGCTACCTTGGTGCCACCATCAGTGAAGGGACAATCGATCCTATTGAGACCAGCGTCCGTAATGTCTTCAGTAAATGGGATGGACTCCGGCTGGAAAGAATCGTCGGGACAGAAAGAGTCAAAACCATGCTCAGTGGTCAGGGCGACACTTTCGACTTTGTATAA